The Pyrococcus kukulkanii genome contains a region encoding:
- a CDS encoding prenyltransferase/squalene oxidase repeat-containing protein has protein sequence MPYITEENLKDRTQKAIEKGVDFYINRQFSPEGWSYYRYPIKYPIDIHNQAQGIITFSKLYKAFKNPRYLEFAEKIAGWTIKNMQDPTGYFYAHRWPGFVNKIPYMRWAQAWMMLALVTLLSTEGAKDESSYGWTH, from the coding sequence TTGCCTTACATTACGGAGGAGAACCTAAAGGATAGAACTCAAAAAGCCATAGAAAAGGGTGTAGATTTTTATATAAACCGTCAGTTCTCTCCTGAGGGATGGTCTTATTATAGGTATCCTATAAAGTATCCAATTGATATTCACAATCAAGCCCAGGGGATAATAACCTTCTCAAAGCTCTACAAAGCATTTAAAAATCCCAGATATTTAGAGTTTGCCGAGAAGATAGCGGGATGGACAATTAAAAATATGCAAGACCCAACTGGATATTTTTACGCCCACAGATGGCCAGGATTCGTTAACAAGATTCCATATATGAGATGGGCGCAAGCGTGGATGATGCTAGCGTTAGTCACTTTGTTATCGACGGAGGGAGCTAAGGATGAAAGTTCTTATGGTTGGACCCATTGA